A portion of the Methermicoccus shengliensis DSM 18856 genome contains these proteins:
- a CDS encoding DUF5654 family protein: protein MFKAVFGTAENILAMLAYAFAVTVITVVATIWISRAAAKANDRRNQ, encoded by the coding sequence ATTTTCAAGGCAGTTTTCGGGACTGCCGAGAACATCCTCGCAATGCTCGCCTATGCTTTTGCTGTTACGGTAATTACGGTTGTTGCGACAATATGGATAAGCAGGGCTGCTGCGAAGGCTAATGATCGTCGAAATCAGTAA